Proteins encoded by one window of Paroedura picta isolate Pp20150507F chromosome 9, Ppicta_v3.0, whole genome shotgun sequence:
- the TMEM70 gene encoding transmembrane protein 70, mitochondrial, with the protein MWFLAAAGCRLPGQGPWLRGVRRWRALLLLEQCSAVGEPRDAPAASCSRPGTRTVGCGAARAFSGRAGSKQVIFPRVEPLCCFSTSSVHDNSEYGRLVYCGNLAKAVLGVKFFSYSTSIISLSLMPYIIFQTGVDSSSLTLQTAFYSMIGFFTFLTPITLHLLTKGYVIRLYHEAETDTYTAITYNAILAEKKTVFHQRDVKIPDISKMFTTFYANTKSMLVNPGLFQNPEDYNHLMSYDKPFVFDSEESEESAEGKQNSKISDT; encoded by the exons ATGTGGTTCCTGGCGGCGGCGGGCTGCCGGTTGCCGGGCCAAGGGCCGTGGCTGCGCGGCGTCCGGCGGTGGCGCGCCCTGCTGCTTCTGGAGCAATGTTCGGCAGTCGGCGAGCCGAGAGACGCCCCCGCGGCTTCTTGCAGCAGGCCGGGGACGCGAACCGTCGGCTGCGGGGCAGCTCGAGCCTTCTCCGGCAGGGCGGGAAGCAAGCAG GTTATTTTTCCTCGTGTGGAACCTCTATGCTGCTTTAGCACATCATCCGTCCATGACAATTCTGAATACGGAAGATTGGTTTACTGTGGAAATTTGGCCAAGGCGGTATTAG GTGTGAAATTTTTCTCCTATAGTACCAGCATAATTAGCCTTAGTCTGATGCCTTACATCATCTTCCAAACAGGAGTGGATTCTAGCAGCCTGACCTTGCAAACTGCATTTTATAGTATGATAGGtttctttacatttttaacaCCAATTACCCTGCATTTACTTACAAAGGGCTATGTAATTCGATTGTACCATGAGGCTGAAACAGACACCTACACAGCCATCACGTACAATGCCATTTTGGCAGAAAAGAAAACAGTTTTCCATCAGAGGGATGTGAAAATTCCAGACATCAGCAAGATGTTCACAACTTTTTATGCTAACACAAAATCAATGCTTGTGAATCCAGGCCTCTTCCAGAATCCTGAGGACTACAACCATCTTATGAGCTATGACAAGCCCTTTGTATTTGACTCGGAAGAATCAGAAGAATCAGCAGAAGGCAAACAGAACTCTAAAATATCAGATACTTGA